The proteins below are encoded in one region of Shewanella algae:
- a CDS encoding ParA family protein, producing the protein MKVWTIANQKGGVGKTTTVASLAGTLAKRGQRVLMIDTDPHASLGYYLGIDSEEVPGSLYDLFLAHKNLDTSLVKQHAVPTSVEGVDLLAATMALATLDRALGHQEGMGLVLRSILKSVEDDYDVALVDCPPVLGVLMVNALAASQHIVIPVQTEFLAIKGLDRMIKTMELMGRSKKTRYSYSIVPTMYDRRTKASPAALQHLGEVYGDTLWPDVIPVDTKFRDASLAHLPASHYAPSSRGVKAYERLLDYLLAGEFDHVKIG; encoded by the coding sequence GTGAAAGTCTGGACCATTGCAAACCAAAAAGGCGGAGTGGGCAAAACCACAACAGTTGCCAGTTTGGCGGGCACACTGGCCAAGCGTGGTCAGCGGGTTCTGATGATAGACACAGATCCCCATGCTTCGCTGGGTTATTACCTGGGCATAGATTCGGAAGAGGTGCCCGGCTCATTGTATGATCTCTTTCTGGCTCACAAGAATCTTGATACCTCTTTGGTAAAGCAACACGCGGTTCCCACATCTGTTGAGGGAGTCGATCTTTTGGCGGCAACCATGGCGTTGGCCACTTTGGATCGTGCCCTTGGTCATCAAGAGGGGATGGGGCTGGTGCTGCGTAGTATTCTCAAGTCGGTTGAGGATGACTACGATGTTGCCTTGGTCGACTGTCCCCCGGTGCTGGGTGTATTGATGGTCAATGCTCTGGCGGCCAGTCAACACATAGTTATCCCGGTTCAGACCGAATTTTTGGCGATTAAAGGCCTGGATAGAATGATTAAAACCATGGAACTGATGGGGCGCTCGAAAAAGACCCGCTACAGTTATTCCATAGTGCCAACCATGTATGACAGACGTACCAAGGCTTCACCTGCGGCGCTGCAACATCTTGGTGAGGTTTACGGCGACACGCTTTGGCCGGATGTGATCCCTGTGGATACCAAGTTTCGCGATGCCAGTTTGGCTCATCTGCCGGCGTCCCACTATGCCCCAAGCTCGCGCGGAGTGAAGGCTTACGAGCGTTTGCTGGATTATCTGCTGGCGGGGGAGTTTGACCATGTCAAAATCGGTTGA
- a CDS encoding chemotaxis protein CheW, whose translation MSKSVDETVFDYFSILLTEPAPEVKSEAQSAIKLEQKAQAGVEARAEQTPPATSRLRDDIAVPVDTAPKKAPLSRADGTAKQYPAEPDKPRLDRNALEQLLAPVFKEQVAEVTQTEVPTETQSETITAASLQSEPITGQGDTQADAAQREQTQVQEVTEPEVLEQVQLETQVGAPAAPIEPLKEQLEDEFQVLFFKVAGLTLAVPLISLGGIVRIERINHIFGRPGWFMGVQGYRDSQLNIVDTCAWVMPEKYDDKLAQSVNYQYLVVLENSNWGLACESLVNAVKIDKSQVNWRGSEGKRPWLAGVVKEQMCGILHVQALIEMLNAGLGCQDPID comes from the coding sequence ATGTCAAAATCGGTTGATGAAACTGTTTTTGATTATTTCAGCATTCTGCTGACTGAGCCGGCACCCGAGGTTAAATCCGAGGCGCAATCTGCGATTAAGCTTGAACAAAAAGCGCAAGCTGGAGTTGAGGCAAGAGCTGAGCAGACTCCGCCGGCAACGTCTAGGTTACGGGACGATATCGCTGTGCCAGTTGATACGGCACCCAAGAAAGCGCCGCTTTCTCGAGCGGACGGTACTGCCAAGCAATACCCGGCAGAGCCAGATAAGCCGAGACTCGACCGTAATGCGCTGGAACAGCTACTGGCGCCGGTGTTTAAAGAGCAGGTTGCCGAGGTAACGCAGACAGAGGTGCCGACAGAAACTCAGTCGGAAACCATCACAGCTGCTTCGCTGCAAAGCGAGCCCATAACCGGGCAGGGGGATACTCAGGCCGATGCGGCTCAGCGCGAGCAGACTCAAGTCCAAGAGGTGACTGAGCCTGAGGTTCTGGAACAGGTTCAGCTCGAGACACAAGTCGGCGCGCCGGCGGCACCTATAGAACCGCTCAAGGAACAACTGGAAGATGAATTTCAAGTATTGTTCTTCAAGGTGGCGGGACTCACGCTGGCCGTGCCTCTGATAAGCCTGGGCGGCATAGTCAGAATAGAGCGCATCAATCATATCTTTGGGCGGCCAGGATGGTTTATGGGGGTTCAGGGTTATCGGGACTCCCAGCTGAATATCGTTGATACCTGCGCCTGGGTTATGCCGGAAAAATATGATGATAAACTGGCGCAATCCGTAAATTATCAATATCTTGTAGTATTAGAGAACAGTAATTGGGGTTTGGCTTGTGAATCTTTGGTCAATGCGGTCAAGATTGACAAGTCACAGGTCAACTGGCGTGGCAGTGAAGGTAAGCGCCCCTGGTTGGCTGGAGTAGTCAAAGAACAAATGTGTGGCATTTTGCACGTGCAGGCATTGATTGAAATGCTCAATGCCGGGTTAGGTTGTCAGGATCCGATAGACTGA
- a CDS encoding chemotaxis protein CheW — protein MTDSRNVAAVSGGKDDAVLQWVTFRLDNETYGINVMQVQEVLRYTEIAPVPGAPHYVLGIINLRGNVVTVIDTRSRFGLPSSEVDDSTRIVIIEAEKQVIGILVDSVAEVVYLRRSEIDNAPNVGTEESAKFIQGVSNRGDELLILVDLDKLLSDDEWAELAQI, from the coding sequence ATGACTGATTCAAGAAATGTAGCAGCGGTATCCGGAGGCAAGGACGATGCCGTTCTCCAGTGGGTAACCTTCAGGCTGGATAACGAGACCTATGGCATCAATGTGATGCAGGTTCAGGAAGTATTACGTTATACCGAAATAGCTCCGGTTCCGGGAGCTCCTCATTATGTGTTGGGGATCATCAATCTGCGCGGTAATGTGGTTACCGTTATTGATACCCGCTCACGTTTTGGTTTGCCCTCCTCTGAAGTGGACGATTCTACCCGAATCGTGATTATCGAAGCGGAAAAGCAGGTGATAGGTATTCTGGTCGACAGTGTGGCCGAAGTGGTTTATCTGCGCCGCTCTGAAATCGATAACGCCCCGAATGTGGGAACCGAAGAGAGTGCCAAGTTTATTCAGGGTGTCAGCAACCGTGGCGACGAACTGCTGATCCTGGTGGACTTGGATAAGCTGCTGTCAGATGATGAATGGGCCGAGTTGGCGCAAATCTGA
- a CDS encoding DUF2802 domain-containing protein, with translation MGDVFFIAALVYVIACLGLVLYLQKQSNKLRSKVEALTVLVKESDRQRDAFKRELQELRSGTIGVGRRVLELEKRLAQQNARLDESMQQDPQAKLYSRAMKMVQLGAGVDELIRECELPKAEAELLIRLHGKTARA, from the coding sequence ATGGGCGATGTTTTTTTTATCGCTGCGCTGGTATATGTCATTGCCTGTCTCGGACTGGTGCTGTACCTGCAAAAACAAAGCAACAAGCTTAGAAGCAAGGTTGAGGCGTTAACTGTTCTGGTCAAGGAAAGCGACAGGCAAAGAGATGCCTTCAAGCGGGAGTTGCAAGAACTGCGTAGTGGCACCATAGGCGTTGGCCGGCGAGTGTTGGAGCTTGAGAAGCGCCTCGCGCAGCAAAATGCCCGTCTCGATGAATCGATGCAACAGGATCCTCAGGCCAAGCTTTACAGCCGGGCCATGAAGATGGTGCAGTTGGGAGCCGGTGTCGATGAACTGATCCGCGAGTGCGAGTTGCCCAAGGCGGAAGCTGAACTCTTGATCCGTCTGCACGGTAAAACGGCCCGGGCTTGA
- a CDS encoding EscU/YscU/HrcU family type III secretion system export apparatus switch protein has product MPMDSNDKQAKPRQAVALSYDGKTAPKITAKGQDLLAEEIIALAQEAGVHIHQDPYLSDFLQMLELGEEIPKELYQLIAELIAFVYMLDGKFPEQWNNLHQRIVDKV; this is encoded by the coding sequence ATGCCCATGGATTCAAACGACAAGCAAGCCAAACCTCGTCAGGCAGTGGCCCTGAGTTATGATGGCAAAACTGCGCCCAAGATAACGGCCAAGGGCCAGGATCTACTTGCAGAAGAGATCATTGCGTTAGCACAGGAGGCCGGGGTTCATATACATCAAGACCCTTACCTGAGTGACTTTCTGCAGATGTTGGAACTGGGGGAAGAGATCCCCAAGGAGCTCTATCAGCTAATCGCCGAACTGATAGCCTTTGTCTATATGTTGGACGGGAAATTTCCCGAGCAGTGGAATAACCTGCATCAGAGAATTGTCGACAAGGTTTAG
- a CDS encoding MlaA family lipoprotein: MKFKWILMVVAALSAHSAVAAGSGESNNTQDVRISYNDPRDPIEGFNRVMWDFNYLYLDRFLYRPVAHGYNDYVPMPVKSGLNNFVLNLEEPHSLVNNTLQGKWGWALNAGGRFTVNSTVGLLGLIDVADMMGMPRKQDDFNEVLGYYGVPNGPYFMAPFFGPYVTRELASDWVDGLYFPLSELTMWQSVIKWGLKNLHARSVAIDQERLVDNALDPYTFVKDAYIQHMDYKVYDGNVPSNEDEDELLDEYMQELE, from the coding sequence ATGAAGTTTAAATGGATTCTGATGGTTGTGGCTGCCCTGAGTGCGCATTCGGCAGTGGCTGCAGGGAGTGGCGAAAGCAACAATACACAGGATGTGCGCATCAGTTATAACGACCCGCGGGATCCGATAGAAGGGTTCAACCGTGTCATGTGGGACTTCAACTATCTGTATCTGGATAGATTTCTCTATCGTCCGGTTGCTCATGGTTACAACGACTATGTGCCTATGCCGGTCAAGTCAGGTCTCAACAATTTTGTTCTCAACCTGGAAGAGCCCCACAGCTTGGTCAACAACACATTGCAGGGCAAGTGGGGTTGGGCGTTGAATGCCGGTGGCCGTTTTACCGTTAACTCGACCGTGGGTTTGCTTGGTTTGATTGACGTCGCCGATATGATGGGGATGCCCCGTAAACAGGATGACTTCAACGAAGTACTCGGTTACTACGGAGTGCCCAATGGTCCTTACTTTATGGCACCATTCTTCGGCCCCTACGTCACCCGTGAACTCGCTTCAGATTGGGTGGATGGTCTATACTTTCCATTGTCTGAATTAACAATGTGGCAGTCAGTTATCAAGTGGGGCCTGAAGAATCTCCACGCCCGTTCTGTTGCCATAGATCAAGAAAGATTAGTAGACAACGCGCTCGATCCATACACTTTTGTTAAAGACGCTTATATACAGCACATGGACTATAAGGTGTACGATGGCAATGTGCCTTCGAATGAGGACGAAGACGAGTTGCTTGATGAATATATGCAGGAACTGGAGTAA
- a CDS encoding response regulator: MALNSLNVLLVEDDPVFRNIVAAFLTGRGANVVEAEDGEQGLQSFKSQKYDVVVADLSMPRMGGLEMLKAMSRINPAIPSIVISGNQVMADVVEALRIGASDYLVKPVSDLYSIELAINQCLTAPEQEQNTLNRDVEELSFMELNENLALLEQNAEAARCVQQQLFPASRIEYPKARLDYSLFKHEQVSPYFIDSAMVGNNHLIMYMAHFHPEDNRAAFASVLMRSFVNQKLKLNRNGVSSVVIEPFNMLSYLNDRLVKSGLDLYCDMIYIAIELDSYRAAIAQAGRGLRCYIRNQDGLTPLALADSLQLGLLEWGKPATQFRSLMPGERLCIVTSEAEHRQLLQQDKFLGLTFNPKIPQGGFLQLAF, translated from the coding sequence ATGGCGCTGAACAGTCTCAATGTACTGCTGGTTGAGGATGATCCCGTCTTTCGCAATATCGTTGCCGCCTTTCTTACCGGGAGAGGTGCCAATGTTGTTGAAGCCGAGGATGGTGAACAAGGACTGCAAAGCTTTAAAAGCCAAAAGTATGATGTAGTTGTAGCCGATCTCTCCATGCCCAGAATGGGGGGATTGGAAATGCTTAAAGCCATGTCGCGTATCAACCCTGCTATTCCTTCCATTGTGATTTCCGGAAACCAGGTTATGGCCGATGTTGTCGAGGCGCTGCGGATTGGTGCCAGTGACTATCTGGTTAAACCCGTATCGGATCTCTACAGCATAGAGCTCGCCATTAATCAGTGTCTTACGGCTCCTGAGCAGGAACAAAATACTCTTAATCGAGATGTGGAAGAGCTCTCCTTTATGGAGTTGAACGAAAACCTGGCACTGCTGGAGCAAAACGCTGAAGCGGCCAGGTGTGTACAGCAACAGCTATTCCCCGCAAGCCGTATTGAATATCCCAAGGCCAGGTTGGACTATAGCTTGTTCAAACATGAGCAGGTAAGCCCTTACTTCATCGACTCGGCTATGGTTGGGAATAACCACCTCATCATGTACATGGCCCACTTTCACCCGGAAGACAACAGGGCCGCCTTTGCCAGCGTGTTGATGCGTAGTTTCGTCAATCAAAAGCTGAAACTGAATCGCAACGGTGTCAGTTCTGTGGTGATAGAACCTTTCAATATGCTCAGCTATTTGAATGATCGTTTGGTCAAGTCGGGGCTGGATCTCTATTGCGACATGATTTACATCGCGATTGAGCTTGATAGTTATCGCGCGGCTATTGCCCAGGCGGGCAGGGGGCTGAGATGCTACATTCGTAACCAGGATGGTCTTACACCTCTGGCGTTGGCAGATTCACTGCAGTTGGGGTTATTGGAGTGGGGCAAGCCGGCGACTCAGTTCCGGAGTTTAATGCCAGGTGAAAGGCTCTGCATTGTTACCAGTGAGGCAGAGCACAGACAACTGCTTCAGCAAGATAAATTCCTGGGGCTGACTTTTAACCCTAAAATACCTCAAGGTGGATTCCTGCAACTGGCCTTTTAA
- a CDS encoding peptide MFS transporter → MSLAKPKGTMLGHPKGLFLLFTTELWERFSYYAMRAILVLYLVDQANSQGGGLGWTQADALSLYGTFTALVYLTPLIGGWLADNYLGQRKAIYIGGALMAIGQFTLATPHSMTPGLETMVFYIGLGTLIIGNGLFKPNISTMVGDLYEEGDHRRDGAFTIFYMGINLGAALSGFVVAWAYTNFGHKEVIDGVETTINNWQAGFMCAGIGMVLSLIIQFLFAQKLLGDIGTVPSAKLEREKDLARGQVRKEPLTKVERDRIKVIMVMGLFTIIFWAGFEQAGGLMNLFTNEFTDRFIGAWEVPTTYFQSLNAIFIVVFAPVVASIWIRLGDKEPNSPVKFALGLVLLAIGFLFMIGAVLEMGGDASAKSSMWWLVGAYFFHTMGELCLSPIGLSMVTKLAPLRIVSLMMGAWFLFIAMANKIAGVVGSFIGHGGEKEEQLANAMSIFSGIAITAAISGVILYFMADKLVDWMHGAESKIHDHSEEEALEQEMAVTGEHEAIKR, encoded by the coding sequence ATGAGCTTAGCAAAACCCAAGGGGACGATGCTCGGGCATCCCAAGGGATTGTTCCTGCTGTTTACAACAGAGCTTTGGGAACGATTCAGTTATTATGCGATGCGAGCCATTCTGGTTCTGTATCTGGTTGATCAGGCCAACTCTCAAGGCGGTGGACTGGGTTGGACTCAGGCCGATGCACTCTCACTCTATGGTACCTTTACCGCGTTGGTTTACCTTACGCCTCTTATCGGCGGCTGGCTCGCGGACAACTACCTCGGACAACGTAAAGCGATTTATATTGGTGGTGCGCTGATGGCTATAGGCCAGTTTACCCTGGCAACGCCTCACAGCATGACTCCCGGCCTTGAAACCATGGTGTTTTACATAGGTCTTGGCACTCTCATCATAGGTAACGGTCTGTTTAAGCCTAACATTTCAACTATGGTGGGCGATCTGTATGAAGAAGGTGATCATCGTCGCGATGGCGCCTTTACTATCTTCTACATGGGTATCAACTTAGGTGCGGCGCTTTCTGGTTTTGTCGTTGCCTGGGCCTATACCAACTTTGGCCATAAAGAAGTCATCGATGGTGTTGAAACTACCATCAACAACTGGCAAGCAGGTTTCATGTGTGCCGGTATCGGTATGGTATTGTCGCTGATTATTCAATTCCTGTTTGCCCAAAAGTTATTGGGCGACATAGGTACAGTACCTTCTGCCAAGCTTGAGCGTGAAAAAGACTTGGCCCGCGGCCAGGTACGTAAAGAACCACTGACCAAGGTAGAACGTGACCGCATTAAAGTGATCATGGTGATGGGTCTGTTTACCATCATCTTCTGGGCGGGTTTTGAACAGGCCGGTGGCTTGATGAACCTATTCACCAATGAGTTTACCGACCGCTTTATCGGTGCCTGGGAAGTACCGACAACTTACTTCCAGTCGCTGAACGCCATTTTCATCGTGGTTTTTGCCCCGGTTGTTGCTTCTATCTGGATCCGCCTGGGTGATAAAGAGCCTAACTCACCGGTGAAATTTGCCCTTGGTCTGGTTCTGTTGGCTATCGGCTTCCTGTTTATGATTGGTGCCGTACTGGAAATGGGTGGTGACGCCTCAGCCAAGTCCAGCATGTGGTGGTTGGTTGGTGCCTACTTCTTCCACACCATGGGTGAGCTTTGCCTATCCCCTATAGGCCTGTCTATGGTAACCAAACTCGCTCCTCTGCGTATTGTATCTCTGATGATGGGAGCATGGTTCCTGTTTATCGCCATGGCCAACAAGATAGCCGGTGTAGTCGGTTCCTTTATCGGCCACGGCGGCGAGAAAGAAGAACAGCTGGCCAACGCCATGTCTATCTTCTCCGGCATTGCCATCACCGCTGCTATTTCCGGCGTTATCCTTTATTTCATGGCTGACAAGCTGGTTGACTGGATGCACGGTGCTGAAAGCAAAATCCATGATCATTCTGAAGAAGAAGCTCTGGAGCAGGAAATGGCTGTAACCGGCGAGCACGAAGCCATTAAACGCTAA
- the rfaH gene encoding transcription/translation regulatory transformer protein RfaH, whose amino-acid sequence MKAWYLLYCKPRSEVRAQQNLTLQELETYLPMVRSEKKEKNKTVVRKQPLFPNYIFIKFDPEQTSVRQLRSTRGVADLVNCREKLLPIDEQLIIQLKQRELATPLITEKPLQSGDKIQFTEGPFADFDGIFAEKCGDTRCKVLFTFLGQHKSITVEQSAIRAVCA is encoded by the coding sequence ATGAAGGCCTGGTACCTTTTGTACTGTAAACCTCGCAGCGAAGTGAGGGCACAACAGAATCTAACGCTCCAAGAGCTGGAGACTTATTTGCCGATGGTGCGGAGCGAAAAAAAAGAGAAAAACAAGACTGTCGTTCGTAAGCAACCTCTGTTCCCCAACTATATATTCATCAAGTTTGATCCTGAGCAGACCAGTGTTCGTCAGCTCAGATCTACTCGTGGTGTTGCTGATTTAGTCAACTGCCGCGAGAAACTACTGCCAATAGATGAACAACTGATCATTCAGCTCAAACAACGTGAATTGGCTACGCCTTTGATCACAGAAAAGCCCCTGCAGTCTGGTGATAAAATACAGTTCACCGAAGGGCCATTCGCAGACTTTGACGGAATTTTCGCAGAGAAGTGTGGTGATACCCGCTGCAAGGTATTGTTCACCTTCCTTGGCCAGCATAAGAGCATCACAGTTGAACAAAGTGCAATCAGAGCTGTATGTGCGTAA